The genomic window GTGTTagctgaaaaaagaaaataattcataatattaataaatgtttttaaaattgattttattatcacaaatgaaataaataaaaattaattttttataccaaatctacgaaaattattaaatctacatctacgaaatttatttaaatctacatctacgaAATATATTTACATCTAAATTTACGAAAtttatttaaatctacatctacgaAATATACGTGTTAAGAAaataatctgaaaagaaaagaaaaaaaatgtatcagtATTTccattaaacatttaaatatacattttacttACTATCCGATTGTCCCTAGCAACTACTACTGTCAATTACGCTTGGCTATGGATGAGCTAAATTTTCCTAGGTTGAGCATTTAGTCGTTTTAATTTATTGCTTTTATGGCGCTCTCGAGTGGTAATCAAGTCATCTCTAGCCATCCATctcgcatttttaaataataaaacaacaactaatGAATCTAATAGTTGCTTACGGTGTTCCAAACAAGGCCCAGCTTCCGAAAACCAATTTGGAAACTCATGTTCGGTCAAAGTGGTCAAAATgtcaattatattttcttttaaaccaGGGTAATGAGATCTCTggctaaatatttgtttataccaGAACATTTGGCGATGACATAATTCGAATACATCATCGCTTGGGTTCACTAACAATAATCTCTCATTCCCTTTATAATTTTTTGACCGAATAAGGGCTTCCGAATCGGAGTTCAAGTCGCAATATGGTTTTACCGTAGCTTTGGAACAATTATCGCAATTCAGTTTGTTAAATAAAGTATTACAAATGGTATATCCTGTGTAGTACCTCTGAACTTGAATTTCCCCTGGAATAACTTCTTCCTCATCTTCTAATGTGAGTGGGGAAAAATTGCCTAACGCTGGTATGACACTAAGAGGATATGCCTCTTCCTCTTCATAATCAAGAAGTTCCTCTTCTTCTTCAAGAAGGTCGTCTTCGTCAACTTCTTTTGATTCATCAGCTTGATCCGTTGGATCAGCGACCTCGGTCAAAACAACTTGTTCATTTACCTGGAATAGTTCATCACCAGCGTCTTCTTGAAGTGTATTCCATTCTAAATCCAAGTCTTCATCATCTTCACAGTTATTAcctttgtttttgttatcaaatCTATATCTTAAAATGCGCATTGTAACCAAACGAGCAACTATATATTGGATATCATGCGCAGATGGATGGGTATTGATGCCTTGACTAGCtcgaattttataaaaaaggttTTCAAGCGCATCTTGATTCAATTTACCCAATAATATATATTCAACCTTCGGGTAATCTTCAAAAATATCGCTAGATAAACTTATCATAGCTTTAATGGTTAAAATTAATCCCTCGAAGCATGTCACTTTATCATTGGGATTTACAATTGCCTCAAGATATTCGACGTGATCCATCAatcttttaactttcaaattatttttcctattcatAGGCCATTTAATCGGGTTattacttgaaatttttttgcaattaagCTCATCGAAAATGTCGTTCATTCGTTTTACGAAAATCTGAGTTGGAATGGCATGATTTAAAACGAAAGAATCATCCGAAAAAAGGCCCTTCTTCCATGCCATGTCAATGCCAGCTGCCACGGAATTGCTAAGGACTTGTGTCGCCCGAGACACACTCATCTTTTCAAAACAATTCGGATCTATATGGGTAGAAGTTAGTTTTgggcatattttaaaatttggattttttttgtcTACCTCATATAACTTCCGAATGACAGCGAAGCTGGCTAATCCGTTTCCAGTAACGAGATTGTACTTATGTAAATTATTTCGTACAGATTTTATCAGATGACAATAGTCAtacatgaaataaattttttttccttttacaaaaataaacgGATGATCCTTTGTGACATTCAGACCTTCGTACATTGAAACATTCGTCTTTGCCTGGTCACAAATTACTGCTTTAAGAGATAGACCTACATCCTCAACcgcttgaatattttcaaataaaatttcacgCAATTCTTCTGCCTTTAGACCATTTTTGACAGTGTAATATGATAAAACATATTTCCAATGAGAAGTTATGCCTTTGACCATGAAGAAGCAGCACTTGTCTGCAACTTGCTGCTTTCTTCTATTATTGCCAAGGTCAACAAAGCCATCAATTAGATCTCTATCTTTTGTTCTGTTGTATACGAGATCCTTTTTGATCGAAATTTCGTCAAAAAGTATTTCACAAACTTTTTCATCTGCAGACATCCCGCGTACAACAGTCTTCAAATTGGAAATAATGTTACTATCAATGCCTGGTACTACATATTTTATTGGTCGCCACGACAGAAGAGTTTTTTTGTGAGGCAATGCAAAATTTAAGTCATCGCGGAGGAAGTTGTAGGCCTTTGTGGACATATAATTAATATTTTGTGCCAAGGTCTTACTTTCTGCATTTGGATATGAAAACGTAGTGTCGACTATCATTCTTGCGAATGTAATAGCGTCAGCACTAGCGTTTTCTGAAGGTATAATAGCCGTTTCAAGTACTTTTTTCAAATCCTGAACTTCTTTTTCtaactctaaaatgcgtttgtaacgTTGTACGTCTTTTTTCAGATACATCTGAAAAACTTTCGCCATAAGTTCAGGATGTTGAAAAATGTCTATGTCATCTCCTACCAACTCAGACGAATGCCCGTGCCCGCGCTTGGCCCAGAGGTCAGAAAATTTTTCGAACTCCTGAAGGGTAATGTCCGGTCTTTCATCCGACAATACAAATGTGCCTTCAGGCATTTCATTTGGATTTTCGCAATTCTCCGAAATGCCTGAACAGCTACTAAAATCATTTGCTTCCAAATGATATTTGGGAAAAGCACCCTTCAGGACTCTATTCTTTGCAAGATATTTGCTGTCAAAGTGACGTTCGCAAATGCTCAACGTTTTTCTGTTTTTAAAAGGGACATTTAAGCAACATGCCGTCGCCCACGAATTGAAAGCAGCCTCGTCGCTAGGGAACGAATAAAGGACACAGCTTTCGTCCTTTGCGCAGGACCCAATGCAGCATTTTCTGGCACGTTTTCGTGGCTCCGCAATTGGAGTTGAAGAAACGGGCGCAGAAAAAGTGGTTGCATAGCACATCGGCTCCTCATCGGCGACCTCGGCAATCGGGGCAGCAACCGTAGCATCTATatagaaaatgccataatttagTTGCTTTTCccaattaaaaattgtataaaaaaatcaataaatttaacaaaaaaaaaaaatgccgctcaaaatatttgataaaaaaaactttagaaaatagaataataaaaaataattttataaaaaaccaataaatttaacaaaataatgCCGCTAGaaaatagaataataaaaaataattttataaaaaaccaataaatttaacaaataatGCCGCTCAAaatctttgataaaaaaaaaaactatagaaaataaaaattaaaaacagaaaaacatgttagtaaaataaatgaaaataaaagtataataaaacataaaacaacatAAGCAAATAAACCAAAGATTTAATAAAaggaattagaaaaaaattataataaaatgaatttaaaaaaacttgaatataaaaggatacaatataataaaacaaaatagcagacataaaataaaccaaaaaagaataataattaaatttatttcaaaaatatatttatttatataaaaatatttttaaaaagtaagTTTACAGAAATAGATATTAAGCTTATAAAACGCTGATTTCGTTAGAAGCTGAAAAATGTAAGCttacatacaattttaaaagaaagcaatacatttaatttttttttgtaaaactaaATCATTAACAAACATTCGGTCTCAACgcttacaaaagaaaatttaaatttatttactatTGAAAGCATTTATACTTCGCCTATTTTGTAAACTTACTTAAAGGTATTTCCAATAACATTTACAGAATTTTCTGTTGGGTATAGAAAATACACACATCACAcgcacatacatatttttttaactcCTTTACACCACTTTCACACAATTAAACcattatttttacttaccaatgtaTGGCACAGCATCCTCCCTAAGGCGGTTGCCTTTATGATGAAGGTCCCGGTCTGTAAAGTGTGCCCGGCACACATAATAATTCCATTTAGGAATATGGGCGTCAAGGGCAATGCCCAAAGCCGCCCTCCACTTCTTGTCTTGAGAAGGCTTTACCGGCCAACGGAAGACCGGCAAAACCTTCTCGGTGTTCAAACACCCACGAGCAACACATTTTCGAACGCGCgacatcgcaatttatttttttaattatattcaaACCCGCGTAACTTTAATCGCGTCAACCGCACTTTCAAGAAAactttttggaatgagcaaaataACATCGGCTTTTGCTTATCGAAAATTCATAATTCGATATGTTAACAGGATTTttcagcaataaaaaaaaaaaagaaaacaaactgTATTGAGGTTCGAACCTGAAACACCTATAACCTTAAACTAGTGCCTAACAGGTGCTCCAAACGTACTATAAGTTTCACGTTGTCTTATCTGTTACTTAGACCGTATATACTTATTTGCAACGTCATAAGGCTATTTTCAACCCTCcatttaccattgaaattaagcttattttacctttttcaagatttctaaattatattaattaaattcaaattcatattaaattataaaacaagcaaatatattgctaaaagtaataaaatttaaatttaattaatcctactaaatacctatattcctacaaagaaatcatattaagagaaaatccagagaatttaacactagctgaaactgttgacagagaattttcttctgttaactggttaacattgaaattggattgtgtgtggtgaagtgcaagacgtgttcacatgcaaaaaagttggaatctagcaaaaacgccttctcattgtgtttaaattctctgataaTTCGATTTTCAGCGTAAaaacagagaatttaaacacaatgacagagaatttaaacagagaatttaaacacaacgagaaggcgttattttggcatccactgcttacgatccatttgcatgtgacacgtcttgcacttcaccactattccccaaattcatgttaacttaacagggtgcaagacgtaacagaaaattctcttaacgattttctctgttcgtctgttaccaaaaaatctctgatcagagcaaatatattggaaatttgaattctctgattttttgtaaataaattatgatgattcATTGTAAATTGACTTCCCCCATTAAGTAAGGTCTTGGGAGCCAATTATTTAATAGGGTGTTTGGCGCAGGTCTTTTTTCAACTTGTGGTTCAATGCCgctcgttgttttattatttatatattggtCCCATCCATTCATTCATTTACCTTACATGAATGTGGGAGGAAAGGTGCCCATTTTTCCCAAAACAGCCGATTttaccaggccatcagaaaaaggGAACAACATATCTGCTCGAATAATATTACCACAAATTCCCCACCTTCAACTAACTTTCGAATATCGAATTTCCATGGTGTCATCTTCCTCACCTACAGACAATTCATGTTACCTTCTTACTCCTTTACAAACAATCTgatacaattttataaatatcgAATTTACTCATTTCCATATTGTCTTGCCATCTTCCTCATCGGCATTCAATTTGATTTTTCCCTCTTCCTCCCTAACGTCCCTTCAGCCTATTATTGAAATCATATGGTATGTGGTTAAGTGCCTTATGCTGAGCGCACAACTTTTATAAACTCTGAGTTCGACTACCGCGTCAACTCcatgattattatttatttattatgatttattttttctgctttggtggtggaaaaatcaatcaaaaatcaataaaaagtttctttttataAGTACAGAAAGAaggcagaaaatttgaaaaagagcccgattcaccaggccatcataaaaatgtgtagggttactggataatataaattgcatttggcatctctaatgaatgctgctaagtaaaaagtactagggctatctcctttgtacaaccTATAAACATGTTGCCAATCCAGAAATTAacgttagttatatatatattccacgcattcactcaccatcACTTGATTGAAACTCATGCATttggcatctctaatgaatgctgcgaagtaaaaagtactatacgAATCATAGAGGATAATGGGGCTATCTCCTTTgtgcaacatataaatatgtttccaagttagaaattaccgttaattatatatatgtcccacgcattcactcaccactcAGCACTCATTACTTTGAAACTCATGCTTATAACAGCCTGTTAGGCCATCGAAAGTCACAGGCATTTGTGGCACTGCTGTGTAGGCAGCTACATTGTTATACGATTTCGTGGGTTCGAATCCCGCTCCCgctagctttattttttttttttgctgaaattataaaaatgctgagatattgcgccaaaatagcaaaattttgccgataaaGCGCGTTTCTTCAATTTCAAAGCAAAATGTTTTTGCAAGTTAAAAGTcgaaagctggcatggtaataggcgaccatataaaatagcaaatgtcgcttaaatatgcaagcatttttcctaacttccatGCCCGCCTTCGCCTCATCAACAAgtcaaaccagagacaaaattagagttgggtcgtttcgttctgaacttgttaaattgaccgggtctctcaactgaacaagtgaactagatcttcgatttcggttctatttgttcttttagttcatttgttcttttagttacacaaagcattgctgcatacacaccctcatctatacttgttggcttttttcgcgggtgcaagcagcagtgaacaaatttgcttgaaaaaaaaagaacagattaacaaaaagaacaacttgttcgttcatcagaaaaagaacgaaagattcgaatctctgaaatgaacgaaaaagcacaactctagacaaaatattaaattttgattttgtgtcgaCTCTTATTACCAACCCATTCAAACATTTCGtccggcctcgtacatatagaccaacactaacacaaccttagatttcggcgaggaaatcttacattcccgcctACGTCATATGGTACATTGTTAAGTATTGCATttggcatctctaatgaatgctgctaagtaaaaTGTACTATACAAACCAAAGAGGACAATAGAGCTATCTCCTTTgtgcaacatataaatatgtttccaagttagaaattaccgttagttatatatatgtcccacgcattcactcaccactcAGCACTCACTACTTTGAAACTCATTCTTATAACAGCCTGTTAGGCCATCAAAAGTCACAGGCTATTGTGGCACTGCTGTGTAGGCAACCAAATTGTTATGCGCTTTCGTGGGTTCGAATCCCGCTCCAGttgtctttattttttttttttttgctgaaattagaaaaattctgatattgcgccaaaatagcaaaattttgccgataagcgcgttttcttacaatgcaatatcaaagcaaaattttttgcaagaTATAATAATGTGCTAAAACCATTTGACAAAATCAAAagctaaccaaattcaaacaattgttgaattaatattactttcaattgttagaaattgttctCAAAGCTAAAAAGGGCATTCAAGACTATAgaaagctggcatggtaataggcgaacatataaaatagcaaatgtcgctaaaatATGCAAGCATTTTTCCTAACTTTCATACCCGCCTTCGCTTCATCAACAAGCACAAAACTCAAACCAGACACAAAATCTTACattttgattttgtgtcgattcttattaccaacacattcaaacatttcgtccagccgcgtacatataggccaaaactaacacaacattagattttggcgaggaaatcttacattcccTCCTCCGTCCCATCAACAAAATCACAAACATaagaggaagaacaaaaaatcGAAGTCAGACAACATTTTTATTTCGACTTGATTCAGCTTACTAACACATTCAAAGTTTCTGTGtggcctcgtacatataggccaaaactactaCACCCTAAGAGAAAAACTTCCATTCCCGCCTACTGCACCTTGTTC from Eurosta solidaginis isolate ZX-2024a chromosome 3, ASM4086904v1, whole genome shotgun sequence includes these protein-coding regions:
- the LOC137247187 gene encoding uncharacterized protein, producing MSRVRKCVARGCLNTEKVLPVFRWPVKPSQDKKWRAALGIALDAHIPKWNYYVCRAHFTDRDLHHKGNRLREDAVPYIDATVAAPIAEVADEEPMCYATTFSAPVSSTPIAEPRKRARKCCIGSCAKDESCVLYSFPSDEAAFNSWATACCLNVPFKNRKTLSICERHFDSKYLAKNRVLKGAFPKYHLEANDFSSCSGISENCENPNEMPEGTFVLSDERPDITLQEFEKFSDLWAKRGHGHSSELVGDDIDIFQHPELMAKVFQMYLKKDVQRYKRILELEKEVQDLKKVLETAIIPSENASADAITFARMIVDTTFSYPNAESKTLAQNINYMSTKAYNFLRDDLNFALPHKKTLLSWRPIKYVVPGIDSNIISNLKTVVRGMSADEKVCEILFDEISIKKDLVYNRTKDRDLIDGFVDLGNNRRKQQVADKCCFFMVKGITSHWKYVLSYYTVKNGLKAEELREILFENIQAVEDVGLSLKAVICDQAKTNVSMYEGLNVTKDHPFIFVKGKKIYFMYDYCHLIKSVRNNLHKYNLVTGNGLASFAVIRKLYEVDKKNPNFKICPKLTSTHIDPNCFEKMSVSRATQVLSNSVAAGIDMAWKKGLFSDDSFVLNHAIPTQIFVKRMNDIFDELNCKKISSNNPIKWPMNRKNNLKVKRLMDHVEYLEAIVNPNDKVTCFEGLILTIKAMISLSSDIFEDYPKVEYILLGKLNQDALENLFYKIRASQGINTHPSAHDIQYIVARLVTMRILRYRFDNKNKGNNCEDDEDLDLEWNTLQEDAGDELFQVNEQVVLTEVADPTDQADESKEVDEDDLLEEEEELLDYEEEEAYPLSVIPALGNFSPLTLEDEEEVIPGEIQVQRYYTGYTICNTLFNKLNCDNCSKATVKPYCDLNSDSEALIRSKNYKGNERLLLVNPSDDVFELCHRQMFWYKQIFSQRSHYPGLKENIIDILTTLTEHEFPNWFSEAGPCLEHRKQLLDSLVVVLLFKNARWMARDDLITTRERHKSNKLKRLNAQPRKI